The Mauremys reevesii isolate NIE-2019 linkage group 1, ASM1616193v1, whole genome shotgun sequence genome has a segment encoding these proteins:
- the HDHD5 gene encoding haloacid dehalogenase-like hydrolase domain-containing 5 isoform X2, producing the protein MRTSPVMPNQTPPTFGFLFDIDGVLVRGRNVIPAAQEAFRKLVDSNGQLRVPVVFVTNAGNCSQHVKAKELSDALGLEVSPEQVILSHSPLNLFHQFHEKCMLVSGQGPVEENARDVGFRNVVTMRDVRKAFPLLDMVDQSRRPKELPPLTTDFPTIEGVILFGEPVRWETSLQLIIDVLLSNGNPGAELAAVPYPHIPVLACNMDLLWMAEAKMPRFGHGTFLVCLENIYKKVTGRELKYEALIGKPSIVTYQYAEYLIKQQVERRGWPSPICRLYAVGDNPMSDIYGANFYNRYLKAACQARAQAEVKRSVGVADPRSEDHSEPKKDWYVSLESCKSILVCTGVYSPHGDVPADPYESVVETVFHGHRDFRFDTSLVEASYVVQDVNEAVELVFEKENWSHE; encoded by the exons ATGCGAACAAGCCCTGTAATGCCTAATCAG ACTCCTCCGACCTTTGGGTTCCTGTTTGACATTGATGGAGTGCTTGTTCGGGGACGCAATGTGATTCCTGCTGCCCAGGAGGCCTTCCGGAAACTGGTAGACTCTAATGGGCAGCTCCGGGTGCCGGTAGTCTTTGTGACAAATGCTGGAAATTGCTCACAGCATGTCAAAGCCAAGGAACTCTCCGATGCTCTGGGATTGGAG gtGTCTCCAGAACAAGTGatcctctcccacagccccctgaATCTCTTCCATCAGTTCCATGAGAAGTGTATGCTGGTGTCCGGGCAGGGGCCGGTGGAGGAGAATGCCAGGGA TGTGGGGTTCCGGAATGTGGTTACCATGCGGGATGTGAGGAAGGCATTTCCCCTGCTGGACATGGTTGATCAAAGCCGTAGACCAAAGGAGCTG CCTCCTCTGACTACTGACTTCCCTACCATAGAAG GGGTGATTCTGTTTGGGGAGCCGGTCCGGTGGGAGACAAGCCTTCAGCTGATTATTGATGTCCTCCTGAGCAACGGGAaccctggggcagagctggcagCAGTGCCATATCCCCATATACCTGTCCTTGCCTGTAACATGGATCTTTTGTGGATGGCAGAAGCCAAGATGCCAAg ATTTGGCCATGGCACCTTTCTTGTCTGCTTGGAGAACATCTACAAAAAAGTGACTGGCAGGGAGCTGAAGTATGAGGCCCTAATCGGCAAACCAAGCATTGTCACTTACCAGTACGCTGAGTATCTGATCAAACAGCAGGTGGAAAGACGAGGGTGGCCATCTCCCATCTGCAGGCTCTATGCTGTTGG GGATAATCCAATGTCTGACATCTATGGTGCGAACTTCTACAATCGCTACCTCAAGGCTGCGTGTCAGGCTCGTGCCCAGGCTGAGGTGaagaggagtgtgggggtggcgGATCCCCGGAGTGAGGACCATTCAGAGCCGAAAAAGGATTGGTACGTCTCGTTGGAGAGTTGCAAGTCAATTCTGGTCTGCACTGGGGTCTACAGTCCTCATGGAGATGTGCCCGCTGACCCATACGAGAGCGTGGTGGAGACTGTGTTTCACGGGCACCGGGATTTCCGCTTTGACACCAGCCTAGTGGAGGCATCTTATGTGGTGCAGGATGTGAATGAAGCCGTGGAGCTTGTCTTTGAGAAGGAGAATTGGAGCCATGAGTGA
- the HDHD5 gene encoding haloacid dehalogenase-like hydrolase domain-containing 5 isoform X1 has translation MVLGCLRSASKAAMRRWRRGGPRALPPSSRRGLGAGAPGLRETPPTFGFLFDIDGVLVRGRNVIPAAQEAFRKLVDSNGQLRVPVVFVTNAGNCSQHVKAKELSDALGLEVSPEQVILSHSPLNLFHQFHEKCMLVSGQGPVEENARDVGFRNVVTMRDVRKAFPLLDMVDQSRRPKELPPLTTDFPTIEGVILFGEPVRWETSLQLIIDVLLSNGNPGAELAAVPYPHIPVLACNMDLLWMAEAKMPRFGHGTFLVCLENIYKKVTGRELKYEALIGKPSIVTYQYAEYLIKQQVERRGWPSPICRLYAVGDNPMSDIYGANFYNRYLKAACQARAQAEVKRSVGVADPRSEDHSEPKKDWYVSLESCKSILVCTGVYSPHGDVPADPYESVVETVFHGHRDFRFDTSLVEASYVVQDVNEAVELVFEKENWSHE, from the exons ATGGTCCTGGGTTGCCTGCGCAGCGCGAGCAAAGCTGCTATGAGGCGATGGCGGCGCGGGGGGCCTCGGGCGCTGCCCCCGAGCAGCCGGAGGGGCCTGGGCGCGGGCGCCCCGGGGTTGAGAGAG ACTCCTCCGACCTTTGGGTTCCTGTTTGACATTGATGGAGTGCTTGTTCGGGGACGCAATGTGATTCCTGCTGCCCAGGAGGCCTTCCGGAAACTGGTAGACTCTAATGGGCAGCTCCGGGTGCCGGTAGTCTTTGTGACAAATGCTGGAAATTGCTCACAGCATGTCAAAGCCAAGGAACTCTCCGATGCTCTGGGATTGGAG gtGTCTCCAGAACAAGTGatcctctcccacagccccctgaATCTCTTCCATCAGTTCCATGAGAAGTGTATGCTGGTGTCCGGGCAGGGGCCGGTGGAGGAGAATGCCAGGGA TGTGGGGTTCCGGAATGTGGTTACCATGCGGGATGTGAGGAAGGCATTTCCCCTGCTGGACATGGTTGATCAAAGCCGTAGACCAAAGGAGCTG CCTCCTCTGACTACTGACTTCCCTACCATAGAAG GGGTGATTCTGTTTGGGGAGCCGGTCCGGTGGGAGACAAGCCTTCAGCTGATTATTGATGTCCTCCTGAGCAACGGGAaccctggggcagagctggcagCAGTGCCATATCCCCATATACCTGTCCTTGCCTGTAACATGGATCTTTTGTGGATGGCAGAAGCCAAGATGCCAAg ATTTGGCCATGGCACCTTTCTTGTCTGCTTGGAGAACATCTACAAAAAAGTGACTGGCAGGGAGCTGAAGTATGAGGCCCTAATCGGCAAACCAAGCATTGTCACTTACCAGTACGCTGAGTATCTGATCAAACAGCAGGTGGAAAGACGAGGGTGGCCATCTCCCATCTGCAGGCTCTATGCTGTTGG GGATAATCCAATGTCTGACATCTATGGTGCGAACTTCTACAATCGCTACCTCAAGGCTGCGTGTCAGGCTCGTGCCCAGGCTGAGGTGaagaggagtgtgggggtggcgGATCCCCGGAGTGAGGACCATTCAGAGCCGAAAAAGGATTGGTACGTCTCGTTGGAGAGTTGCAAGTCAATTCTGGTCTGCACTGGGGTCTACAGTCCTCATGGAGATGTGCCCGCTGACCCATACGAGAGCGTGGTGGAGACTGTGTTTCACGGGCACCGGGATTTCCGCTTTGACACCAGCCTAGTGGAGGCATCTTATGTGGTGCAGGATGTGAATGAAGCCGTGGAGCTTGTCTTTGAGAAGGAGAATTGGAGCCATGAGTGA